attggtaccgaattgattgtttaatgtcttaatgtcgaaattttgaaaagattttaaaatacgatccttttatcttgaataaaaatggattgaatgataaggctcacttatttcaaaggaATAAATTGTCGCACtaagtaagttagagtgcaacattttaaatcctcaaaattaagtctATCTTTTGATTTTCGAAACCTGTGCATTTTAAGAAGggtatttggttatttgggtcaaatgaaaaatcaaaacccagtaagttagggttcaatttcccaaaattcctaaatactGCATATTGCCTTCATTTTTAGaagaatcctcgtctcgagaaaataacatgtcatatccaatgcattaggacacaacgtatcaaATTCTcaagaataagcttttatttatgtgttttgattaaagcatATCCtcaattatttagattcaacgaggaaaattggaacccaatacgttagggctcaatcttttCGAAGATCCCAAATGCCGAATATTGCgtcatttttgaaaactttttgaataaaagagcTCTTGGTATTTGAATGATATTGAACGTAATCTtttgaacaaataaaacaatgaaataataaCATACAACGCGAAATGGTGATTCGTAAATTAGAATGTACactaatgaataataaataatccataaataaatttaaacaagcaTAGCAATAATTATCTCAACCATATATCATACAAATACCAACATTGGCAAGTAATAGAAGACTAATTGAAACCAAGTAAATTTACATAAACTCTAatgaaatatacaaatttaaacataatttaaaatgttaaaataaatttaaataaattaacaatattgaaataagttgaaataaattaaaatgttaaaatatttgaaagagataaaatatctatataataatatgaaattaacaatagattatgtatgtatggataatgaaaataatttaatatgaaatatgtacgcatataatattattataaatagcattataaaaatatttacaaatctaaaaatatgtaaCGAGTGAATTTAGAGGAAATatattatagaataaaatattaaaatgtatataaaacatattggatttacatgaaaatatagaaaatgtgGAAATTggataatgatatataataaattttgaacaatagaacatggtaaatttataatataataatgatagattcaaaatagtaatatattataatattgaaatagtgttgataataaaattaaaatatattaaacttaaacaaaaagaGTTAATTTTCCGAAAATAACAAAATGGATTTTAAAcagaataaaaatcaaatacgataaattaaataagtatagattaaattaaactcaaaacgaaattaaagagaaagaaacgaaaataaaaccaaatgaaGGGCCCGATTGAAAGACCCGACCAACTCAGAGGGACTGAATGGGAAAATATTCCCGCCCTCTGAAACGCGCCATTCCGTCAGGACCGAATCCGAAACCGAATAAAATTAACAGTAtcaattaaaaagatgaaaataactgaattaaaacaaaaaaaaaggcgGCGGGACCGGAGGTACAAATAACCCAATTAACAGGAGCGCGCGGATCCCCCATGGAACAGGTCGGGTCGCGCGCGGGTTGCTGGGTAATGGTCAATACAGTGTCGTTTATTAcactataaataccaaaaaaaccctaaaatcagtagcagctatagtttttttttaaataaaaaaaactaataacaCCTACCCCCTCCCCAGCGTCGCTTCAACATCGGAACCCCCAACCATACGGTTCCGATCGGAACCAAGAGGGGTTCGACGGCGGCTTTAACCAGGTATGGGTTCTCATCTCTCCCTTTTTcccctttattttatatatatatcctatATATATGatcaataacaaaaaagaaaggaaaacaatcGAAAAAGAACTGagtggaagaaaaagaaaaccttctTTTTGTATTGATTCTCTGCgtgttttttttgtgtgtgtgtaaCCGTTTACAGATTCTGTttaatggctttatatagccgaaaagaaaatgtaaagaaaattaaaaatctcaaaattttcttttttacaactGTTATCTGTCATTTTCTGTTCGTTTTTGCTTGTTGCGTTTGTTGCGTTTGCTACAGGTTGTTGCAGGTGTGAGGCCGTACGGTGATAGACGTGACGTGTACGAAGGCCAGTTGGAGGCGCGTGGAGGCGCTGCATGTGTGGGGAGTAGCTCGGCACGCGCGGAGGGTGGCCTTGGTGGCTGCGACGCTGGAAGCTGTTGCTGTCTAGGGTTTCTTTCTTCTGGTTTAGGCTAGTTGGTCTAGAGGTATCTGGGCTAGCTGATTCAGGTTTGGTATTGGGCTATATGTAATGTATTTTGGGTTTGGGTAATGGGTTTAAGCTATTATTGTAATTGGGTTATGGTATTGGGCTATATTATTTGGACTTAATGCTTGTAAAAAACTAGACTGTTCAATaatggtattttaattttatttgttttttatatggGTTCGGGCCGGGCAAAGTTTGGGTATTAcactagtgcagtgggatctctcatgtatgctatggtttgttcatgtccagatttatcatatgcagtcagtgcagttagtagatacatggtgaatctcggtaaagaacattggaaagcagttcagtggattttaagatacttacgaggtaataataatgtttgcttacagtttggaagaactagagatggagtcattggatATGTTGATGCTGAATTTGCTGGAGACctcgatagaagaagatctctcacaagTTATGTATTTACAATCGGAAGTtatgcaatcagttggaaagccactttgcaaactacagtcgctttgtctaccactgaaactgagtacatggcgattactaaggcttgtaaataagccatttggttgaagggactctttagtgaactcaatgaagaccttcaaatcagtacagtattttgtgacaatcAAGGTGttatcttccttacaaaagattatgtaacaccccttaaccgtattcaactccggaatagggtatgaggcattactagcacacttacacatgtaaacgtattaaaccgagttacaaaatttcattcaaatttaaactcttcaaatttttaacatgcttttataattctttacaacatatcctcaaaatattatattcataacaaatagggcctacgagacccgatacttactcatgtaattcaaagctccatttccattttattcaattcacaatctttcatgttcacaattcaaatcaatttctcaatccaatatatatatatatatatatatatatatatatatatatatatttcaataccacactcttatactatgaaactttattttcccatatgagcttaaaccatgatcatcacatatcaaagacaaatgttcttgacatttccatcacataaaccgaattaatcaatgcaactcaatgatataatcatgCATAGATCATTAttatcacacacacacacacacacacacacacacacacacacacacacacacacacacatatatatatatatatatatatatatatatatatatatatatatatatatgtcatgactaaatttcttaaacattttgATCAATTGTTTTCAATACCGCAATAGTTCCTTTAGTGCCAATatgtatttaccattcaatttaacatttaccgattataatcggtcatatgaccattatacacaattctttcatacattttattgtcctcctcctcctctccattccacatcctttatgtataaaacatgcttaaatagcattatacataatttcactatttacttatatttaaattcaaagctgtctatttgagtcagagtcactaaatcatttttatccgaagctacagagctccaaattaagatccgttaatttttcttgaaactatactcacatgtattcttaccataaaattttcagaattttttacttggccaattagtacagtttattctttaaagtcacccctgtttcactgctcaacatctctgacctctcttcactaaaaggaattatctcattgtatagAACTCGGATGATATTTACATTTGttccttttgaaaatagactcattaaggattctaagcatataaattataactcataatcatttttgtacaatttttaattattttccaaagtcagaacaggggattccgaaatcaatccgaccttacctcactaaaattcaaatatctcaaaatgtataactcttttgctttctctgtttcttttatgtaaaaatagactccttaagatttcatttaatatcttattcactctctaattcaattttcaccatttttggtgatttttcaaagtcacactattgttactgtccaaaactgttttgttgctaattctacttttgcataatttcactttttcacttttaatcactattcaattcaaaattcacttttccattttcaagtcaatattcaattcaatttcacacatatattcattattcaattacacttaatcgttacatgatctcatgtattttcacttagtcaatttcccgttgattcgttgaacactcggaatatacacggatacgtagagaattagcacataagtgtcacactgatatgtagtcgaagctaccactgaaatgtagccgaagctaccactgatcaataacactggaaatgtccacggcctgctcacacaagtctgtcagtgtcgcaacacatgctagatcacccaacaccgggactcactgtaacatcAGTAACAtcgatctctagtgacatgtcacttgtatccacttctattcctaagttcaaccggaatttacacttaacactttattttaaacactttatcacttgaataattcatgaataattttccttccacattcaatattaattcacatatcaaatataattcacaatttataaaaatataattattatttagacaTAACTTACTTTGatgcaacaatataaaaatttagcaatttagtctttaatcttttcttttctccggtcaaggtcgattccacttctttcttgatctataataacacatttgacttaattagtactcacatttatcaaaacagtccttgactcaaactttggcaaaattacaattttgcccctaaactttttcatatttacacttttgccccaaagctcgtaaattaaacttcatcccttattcttatgtattatgacattctgaacatttttcccttctatggcaacatcaaatttccactctaacacttacttatgaacatttagtatttttatcaattatatcgttttactcgttttcactcaaaatcacttagcaaaagttgcttaacataatttctagcttcatattctagcataaaacatcaaaataaacacatttcacatatgtatatttttccaaatataaaccctagattaaattattgctagaataagcaaaatcaagttaccgggactcctaaaacgtaaagaacattaaaaacggggcttagaatcacttaatATGGAGCTTGGAAacttgaaaaccctaacaatggcttccccccttgctgatttcgtccaaatgaagaagatgagcacaatttgtcatctttttcccttttaattcattttaattactagattaccaaattgcccctaacttaaaaatttcctatttcacttatctcatgcccatttttgtctaccaacttaaccaatggtctaattaccatataaggacctccaatttaaagcttcataacaattgaacacctctaacatgtagaactcaacttttgcactttttacaatttagtccttttgactaaattgagtgcccaaacgtcgaaattttagaacaaaattttcacaaaatcattccgtaaaattgtagaccataaaaatataagaaaaataaatttttccttgtcgaatttgtggtcctgaaaccactgctccgactaggcccaaaatcgggctgttacagattAAATGTTTCTTGATAGAACAAAACATATTGAtattcggtatcattttgttcgtgatattattgctcgtggtgatattgttgtgagaaaaaatagtactcatgaaaatcctgcagatttgatgactaagtcacttcctataaccaagtttgagcattgcttagacttggttggtgctcattgttgaagttaaacccttaagggattttatggaagaggtggagaacttgttcgttgagagttcacgatgaagaacttgttcattgagaattcgtgtcaaggtggagattgttagaattgagtgactcgaatccttatttaaataaaatacagtggtaaaataaaataaaagtaaaatccatatagaactatacttattttattttagaataaggttttttaaaccttattaaactccatctatttgatattgattagaatagggtgtttcaatcttactacactcctcttagaatatggttttacaagcctataaatagacatagtctacttctcttgtaatcattcgaattcaacatagtgaattttcttctcctctaccgtggtttttttcccgaatGGGTTTCCAGGTAAAAatctgtgttctttatttttttctttctcttttctttgcgatatattgtcattaccgacattctattttttacactaattttatgaatgaaatccATTgccttctttctctctctcgATCTTTTCCACTCtgttttctctcttctctcGATTTTCTTAATTTCCATCGCAACAGGAAATTCTCCCCCATCACTATTAGATGGGGTCTATGTGCTGCAATACACATAATAGCCAAAGGTGAAAGCAAATGCTCAAAAGCAACTTGATTCCGTTTGGAATTAATAGGCACATGATTATTTGGAATATGCAGCGACTTGAtctaaaaaacattttatctccaactaattgatatttatatttatacatattaaaattaaatttatatacaattcttaattttattatcaatttttttaccaattatttattaaaaattaaattcaagtttaaacaaaaccttaaataatgcatttcaatttgaatttcgtaataattaagattttagggaaaaactaatatttagttcttgaatttgataaattttttaacttggttttaaatatttttatccacATTAATTTTAGAACTTGACAACTTTCTTCAATTTGATctttaaatttagataatattaaGGTGTGATGGTGACGCCAACTATTCCAGAATTTAAGTGATGATGTGGtctaattttaaagtttaggtCATCctaataaaatccaaatttaagaGCAAAATTGAAAAACTCTACTAAATTTAAAGACTAACGgagaccaaaaaagaaaaacccccCAAAGAAATTGTGAGGgactaaatgataaaatatgatttcaatCACAAGTCcaggaagaagagaagaaataaaGCTCAATTATTGCAGAGGAGCCCAGATGTTAGAGGTGGCCTAATAACAAACCCAAATCCAGCTAAAGATATTTTGGGCACTTTTATCATCCGGAAAAGAAAAGGCTGAAGCTGTCTTTGACACAAGTTTTTGAAGATGAAGAACCCGTGGTTCAGgtgaaacaaaacaaattatagcaaaaatagaataaaaataaataaaataaaaataaaatggaatgaTGGATTTGATGGTTTGCCTGCTAACATACGTTTTTCTATTTAACTCTGCAAACTTTATGAGGATTTTCTGCAATACATAAGAATCAACAATGGGTTTTAGATTGAATCTCAAAGGTGTTTTCCCAGTTCCTTCTCATTTTCTTCCCAATTATTCACCTTCCAggcttccttcttcttcttcttcttcttcttcttcttcttcttctggtGAGTTCAATGGATTTTCAAATCCACTCTATCCTTCTTGCTTTACTTAAAAGGAAAGTTAAGCTTTTAAATTTTCTGAGTTTGGTTAGATTGAGGTAATTGTAGAAGTGTCAGTTAATTGCTTAGTTGCATTTGTATTGCTGCattgttttaatgttaattGAAGCTAAGATGAAAATGATGTCCCTGTAATTTAGCGAAgttttagattttgttaaaaattgaatatcttgctttttagatttaaaaattcgAATTCAATCATTGACAGCTTTAGtgttttcaatcaaatttggtTACTATATCAAAAGTGTTTACTGAGTTCATAATGAATTGCTTTTGAACTTGGTATGATTGTAAGAGTGTTTTGAATgcaaattttaacagaaaatacTAACTGCATTAAGATTGAGCAAGGACTTTTTTATCGATTTAAGTAAAACTTTTTTAGTACAATACTAAATCTCAAACTTTATTCAAGAACAGGGACTGGCAACATGGTTTGGCCTAAAATTAACTTCGACTAAGAAGTtggttatttttctatttcgaGCGTTTACTATGCAGTCCATGCAATTGAATTCCAATTCTATCTCTGGCCTTATCTTATACCAAGTGCTTGTCTTTGGGTTGTtgtcaaattttcatttcttcccTTGGTTTTTGTTCACttccattcatttttctttaacacAGTTAGAGGGAAGGAGGCTTCTTTTAACTCAACCAGGCTGTCTTTCCTGTCTGTAATATCTGATGAAGGTGTGTTTCTATCAAAAGATCCTCCAAAAGCATATGCTTCACCTGCAGCTCTGCAAACATTAGAAAATGGCTGCTCAGATAAAGAAGAAAAGGTGTGTGGTTGGATATCAAATTATATCTACTGAACTGCACGCAACACTTTATTGTCCAGTTCATAATTTTTCACTGTCAAGTATCTTGTATTATtctggattttttttttctcttccagGTAAATATTGACAAGGGACCACAGTCACGGAATTGTTCCCATGTTATGGTTGGTAAATCGCATGAACCGATTAGAGGGAACAGATCTTCCTCGTGCGCAAGCCCACAGACATGCAAGGCATCACGTTATAACGTGCTTAAGGATAATCTCAACGTTTTGGAGGAGACATTTGTTGATTCAGATGTGTTAAGATTGGAGAGGGAAATCCTACTACAACTAGGAAGGCTTGGAGctctaaatttattcaatatctTTCTGTCTCATAAACCTTCAAATATTTTCGACCTATCTGACGTTGCTGCCAATAGTGTAGAGTGTAATATGAATGGTTTGGTGGATAGTGAAAAGGACAAGATTATCGTTAGCtctagaaaaaataaacaacgaagaaaaagaagagaaaaagcgGTAGAAACTACTATAATTTCTACACAGTTGCTGCCTACCAACACCCTACATGGACGTTATCAAAAGCCCAAACGTTCTTCTCCTAAAAGAATGTCAGACTCTAGAAAGAGAAGATTGGCAGTTGCTAGGAATGAAGTAGAAATGTCAAAGGGTGTTAAGGTTGTCTTACAAGTTTAGTATATGGAATGCATATTCTTTTGTCACACACATCTTAAGGCAACCTCTGACCTCTCTATGCTTTTTCCAAGCAGGTGGTTGCAAACTTGGAGAGGATTAGAACAACTTTGGAAGAGGAAACCGGGAGAATGGTCAGCTTGAGTTGCTGGGCAGAAGCAGCCAAACTTACTGAGAAGGCGCTGCAACAGCATTTGCATTATGGTTGGTACTGCAGGGATGAGTTAATAAGGACTACACGCTCCTTAGTCCTCTACTTTGCAAGGAACTATAGGGGTTTGGGAATAGC
This genomic stretch from Gossypium raimondii isolate GPD5lz chromosome 6, ASM2569854v1, whole genome shotgun sequence harbors:
- the LOC105773269 gene encoding RNA polymerase sigma factor sigC isoform X1, yielding MGFRLNLKGVFPVPSHFLPNYSPSRLPSSSSSSSSSSSSVRGKEASFNSTRLSFLSVISDEGVFLSKDPPKAYASPAALQTLENGCSDKEEKVNIDKGPQSRNCSHVMVGKSHEPIRGNRSSSCASPQTCKASRYNVLKDNLNVLEETFVDSDVLRLEREILLQLGRLGALNLFNIFLSHKPSNIFDLSDVAANSVECNMNGLVDSEKDKIIVSSRKNKQRRKRREKAVETTIISTQLLPTNTLHGRYQKPKRSSPKRMSDSRKRRLAVARNEVEMSKGVKVVANLERIRTTLEEETGRMVSLSCWAEAAKLTEKALQQHLHYGWYCRDELIRTTRSLVLYFARNYRGLGIAHEDLIQAGSIGVLQGAERFDHTRGYKFSTYIHYWIRKSISRMVARHARGIQVPCTLSRAIVQIQKARKALSKSHGKYPEEDEIAKITGLSLSKIRSANKCFRVVGSIDQKIGDCINAKYLEFIPDASICSPEKTVMRQHMKEDIHDLLNGLEKRERQVMVLRYGLTGSPPKSLEEIGRLFRVSKEWIRRIEMKAMAKLRDKETCRNLSHYLDS
- the LOC105773269 gene encoding RNA polymerase sigma factor sigC isoform X2, yielding MVGKSHEPIRGNRSSSCASPQTCKASRYNVLKDNLNVLEETFVDSDVLRLEREILLQLGRLGALNLFNIFLSHKPSNIFDLSDVAANSVECNMNGLVDSEKDKIIVSSRKNKQRRKRREKAVETTIISTQLLPTNTLHGRYQKPKRSSPKRMSDSRKRRLAVARNEVEMSKGVKVVANLERIRTTLEEETGRMVSLSCWAEAAKLTEKALQQHLHYGWYCRDELIRTTRSLVLYFARNYRGLGIAHEDLIQAGSIGVLQGAERFDHTRGYKFSTYIHYWIRKSISRMVARHARGIQVPCTLSRAIVQIQKARKALSKSHGKYPEEDEIAKITGLSLSKIRSANKCFRVVGSIDQKIGDCINAKYLEFIPDASICSPEKTVMRQHMKEDIHDLLNGLEKRERQVMVLRYGLTGSPPKSLEEIGRLFRVSKEWIRRIEMKAMAKLRDKETCRNLSHYLDS